A portion of the Streptomyces platensis genome contains these proteins:
- the rpsR gene encoding 30S ribosomal protein S18: MAKPPARKPKKKVCVFCKEKISYVDYKDTNLLRKFISDRGKIRARRVTGNCTQHQRDVATAVKNSREMALLPYTSTAR, from the coding sequence ATGGCGAAGCCGCCTGCTCGCAAGCCTAAGAAGAAGGTTTGCGTGTTCTGCAAGGAGAAGATCTCCTACGTCGACTACAAGGACACGAACCTGCTGCGGAAGTTCATCTCCGACCGCGGCAAGATCCGTGCCCGCCGGGTCACCGGCAACTGCACTCAGCACCAGCGTGACGTCGCCACGGCTGTGAAGAACAGCCGTGAGATGGCGCTGCTGCCCTACACGTCCACCGCGCGATAA
- the rplI gene encoding 50S ribosomal protein L9 gives MKIILTHEVSGLGTAGDVVDVKDGYARNYLVPRGFAIRWTKGGEKDVEQIRRGRKIREIATIEQATEIKGRLEGVNVKLAVRAGDAGRLFGSVTPADIASAIKAAGGPDVDKRRVELGSPIKTLGAHQISVRLHAEVVAKLGVEVIAA, from the coding sequence ATGAAGATCATCCTCACCCACGAGGTCTCCGGCCTCGGCACCGCCGGCGACGTCGTTGACGTCAAGGACGGATACGCCCGTAACTACCTGGTCCCGCGTGGTTTCGCGATCCGCTGGACCAAGGGTGGCGAGAAGGACGTCGAGCAGATCCGTCGCGGTCGCAAGATCCGCGAGATCGCCACGATCGAGCAGGCCACCGAGATCAAGGGCCGGCTCGAGGGCGTCAACGTGAAGCTGGCCGTCCGTGCCGGCGACGCGGGTCGCCTGTTCGGCTCCGTCACCCCGGCCGACATCGCCTCGGCGATCAAGGCTGCCGGTGGTCCGGACGTCGACAAGCGTCGTGTCGAGCTCGGTTCGCCGATCAAGACCCTGGGCGCGCACCAGATCTCCGTGCGTCTGCACGCCGAGGTCGTCGCGAAGCTCGGCGTCGAGGTCATCGCCGCGTAA
- a CDS encoding trypsin-like serine peptidase, which translates to MLPLTFVVMVAAAVVGYATEEADTNSSSGVGGRSSFGKSGEAGQDPQDQDPAATAPAGDGNAYTPRRTEQNARVGAVFEKDDTGDHFCTASVVQSPGRNMLITAAHCAFDSDGKTPVDDLVFAPDYRDGDEPSGLWKVKKVILDDRWAQSNDEDLDVAFLILDKKKDKQIQDVLGGNTLGIDRGFHNEVKITGYPTSRDTPISCQNRTTKFSNTQLRIRCTDFEGGTSGSPWLADYDPRSHTGTVIGVLGGHEGGGDEDDVSYAAYFDDDIAALYKRAQDAD; encoded by the coding sequence GTGTTGCCCCTGACGTTCGTCGTCATGGTGGCTGCTGCTGTGGTGGGGTACGCCACTGAGGAAGCCGATACGAACAGCAGCAGCGGCGTCGGTGGCCGCAGCAGCTTCGGCAAATCCGGCGAGGCGGGCCAGGACCCCCAGGACCAGGATCCCGCCGCGACGGCCCCGGCCGGTGACGGCAATGCCTACACCCCGCGCCGGACCGAGCAGAACGCCCGGGTCGGTGCGGTCTTCGAGAAGGACGACACCGGCGACCACTTCTGCACCGCGAGCGTGGTGCAGAGTCCGGGCCGGAACATGCTCATCACCGCGGCGCACTGTGCCTTCGACAGCGATGGCAAGACCCCGGTGGACGACCTGGTCTTCGCCCCCGACTACCGCGACGGTGACGAGCCCAGCGGCCTGTGGAAGGTCAAGAAGGTGATCCTCGACGACCGCTGGGCCCAGTCCAACGACGAAGATCTCGATGTCGCCTTCCTCATCCTCGACAAGAAGAAGGACAAGCAGATCCAGGACGTCCTGGGCGGAAACACCCTCGGGATCGACCGCGGCTTCCACAACGAGGTCAAGATCACCGGCTATCCCACCAGCCGCGACACCCCGATCTCCTGCCAGAACCGCACCACGAAGTTCAGCAACACCCAGCTGCGCATCCGGTGCACCGACTTCGAGGGCGGTACGAGCGGCAGCCCCTGGCTCGCCGATTACGACCCGAGGAGCCACACCGGCACGGTCATCGGCGTCCTGGGCGGCCACGAAGGCGGCGGCGACGAGGACGATGTCTCCTACGCCGCATACTTCGACGACGACATCGCCGCGCTGTACAAGCGCGCCCAGGACGCGGACTGA
- a CDS encoding MATE family efflux transporter, with product MTQAPAPPRRTGRRHDREIIALALPAFGSLVAEPLFVMVDSAVIGHLGTPQLAGLGVAAALLTTAVSVFVFLAYATTAAVARRVGAGDLPAAIRQGMDGIWLALLLGAAVIAAVLPTAPWLVEIFGASGTAAPYATTYLRISALGIPAMLVVLAATGVLRGLQDTRTPLYVAVGGFSANAALNIGLVYGAGLGIAGSAWGTVLAQCGMAAAYLVVVVRGARRHGATLRPDAAGIRASAQAGVPLLVRTLSLRAVLMIATAIAARLGDAEIAAHQIVLTLWSLLAFALDAIAIAGQAIIGRYLGAGDRDGARAACRRMVEWGIAAGLALGVLVALARPLFIPLFTSDPAVQGPLLSTLLVVAVTQPVSGIVFILDGVLMGAGDGRYLAWAMVVTLALFAPVALAVPLIGGGLVALWWAMALMMTVRMLTLWLRTRSGRWIVTGASR from the coding sequence ATGACCCAGGCTCCCGCGCCACCACGCCGCACCGGCCGCCGCCATGACCGCGAGATCATCGCCCTCGCGCTGCCCGCCTTCGGCTCCCTGGTCGCGGAACCTCTCTTCGTCATGGTCGACAGCGCCGTCATCGGCCACCTCGGCACCCCTCAGCTCGCCGGCCTCGGCGTCGCCGCCGCCCTGCTGACCACCGCCGTCTCCGTCTTCGTCTTCCTCGCCTACGCCACCACCGCCGCGGTCGCCCGCCGGGTCGGCGCCGGCGACCTGCCCGCCGCCATCCGCCAGGGCATGGACGGCATCTGGCTCGCCCTGCTGCTCGGCGCCGCCGTCATCGCGGCGGTGCTGCCCACCGCACCCTGGCTCGTCGAGATCTTCGGCGCGTCCGGCACCGCCGCCCCGTACGCCACGACCTACCTCCGCATCAGCGCGCTCGGCATCCCCGCGATGCTCGTCGTGCTCGCCGCCACCGGCGTGCTCCGCGGCCTCCAGGACACCCGGACCCCGCTCTATGTCGCCGTCGGCGGCTTCTCCGCCAACGCCGCGCTCAACATCGGCCTGGTCTACGGCGCCGGCCTCGGCATCGCCGGCTCCGCCTGGGGCACGGTCCTCGCCCAGTGCGGCATGGCCGCGGCCTACCTCGTCGTGGTCGTCCGCGGCGCGCGACGACACGGGGCCACGCTGCGCCCCGACGCCGCGGGCATCCGTGCCTCGGCCCAGGCCGGCGTGCCGCTGCTGGTCCGTACGCTGTCGCTGCGCGCGGTGCTGATGATCGCCACCGCCATCGCCGCCCGGCTCGGCGACGCGGAGATCGCCGCCCACCAGATCGTGCTCACGCTGTGGTCCCTGCTGGCCTTCGCGCTGGACGCGATAGCCATCGCCGGGCAGGCCATCATAGGCCGCTACCTCGGCGCGGGGGACCGCGACGGCGCCCGGGCCGCCTGCCGCCGCATGGTCGAGTGGGGCATCGCCGCAGGCCTGGCCCTGGGTGTGCTGGTCGCGCTCGCCCGCCCGCTGTTCATCCCGCTGTTCACCTCCGACCCGGCCGTGCAGGGCCCGCTGCTCAGCACGCTCCTGGTCGTGGCCGTGACCCAGCCGGTCTCCGGCATCGTCTTCATCCTCGACGGTGTGCTGATGGGAGCGGGTGACGGCCGCTATCTCGCCTGGGCCATGGTCGTGACGCTGGCCCTGTTCGCACCGGTGGCGCTGGCGGTCCCGCTGATCGGCGGCGGACTGGTCGCCCTGTGGTGGGCGATGGCCCTGATGATGACCGTCCGGATGCTGACCCTGTGGCTCCGCACCCGGTCGGGCCGGTGGATTGTGACCGGAGCCTCTCGTTGA
- the dnaB gene encoding replicative DNA helicase, with the protein MEDPWADSGPSDLLPAARSRRGEGKGRGRGDRQDRDDDGGGGSWTGGFERVPPQDLDAEQSVLGGMLLSKDAIADVVEVLKGEDFYRPAHELVYQAILDLYAKGEPADPITIAAELTKRGEIARVGGASYLHTLVQSVPTAANAEYYAEIVHERAVLRRLVEAGTRITQMGYAADGDVDEIVNSAQAEIYAVTEQRTSEDYLPLGDIMEGALDEIEAIGSRQGQMTGVPTGFTDLDSLTNGLHPGQMIVIAARPAMGKSTLALDFARACSIKSNLPSVIFSLEMGRNEIAMRLLSAEARVALHHMRSGSMTDEDWTRLARRMPDVSAAPLYIDDSPNLSMMEIRAKCRRLKQRNELKLVVIDYLQLMQSGGSKRAESRQQEVSDMSRNLKLLAKELELPVIALSQLNRGPEQRTDKKPMVSDLRESGSIEQDADMVILLHREDAYEKESPRAGEADLIVAKHRNGPTATITVAFQGHYSRFVDMAQT; encoded by the coding sequence ATGGAAGACCCCTGGGCGGACTCCGGTCCCAGCGACCTGCTGCCGGCCGCCCGCTCCCGGCGGGGCGAGGGCAAGGGCCGCGGCCGCGGCGACCGGCAGGACCGCGACGACGACGGCGGCGGCGGCTCCTGGACCGGTGGCTTCGAGCGGGTCCCTCCGCAGGATCTGGACGCCGAGCAGTCCGTGCTCGGCGGCATGCTGCTGTCCAAGGACGCCATCGCGGACGTCGTCGAGGTCCTCAAGGGCGAAGATTTCTACCGCCCCGCCCATGAGCTCGTCTATCAGGCGATCCTCGACCTGTACGCCAAGGGCGAGCCGGCCGACCCGATCACCATCGCCGCGGAGCTCACCAAGCGCGGCGAGATCGCACGGGTCGGCGGCGCCTCGTATCTGCACACCCTCGTCCAGTCCGTACCGACCGCCGCGAACGCCGAGTACTACGCCGAGATCGTCCATGAGCGCGCCGTGCTGCGCCGCCTGGTCGAGGCCGGCACCCGGATCACGCAGATGGGATACGCCGCGGACGGCGATGTCGACGAGATCGTCAACAGCGCCCAGGCGGAGATCTACGCCGTCACCGAGCAGCGGACCAGCGAGGACTACCTTCCGCTCGGCGACATCATGGAAGGCGCGCTCGACGAGATCGAGGCGATCGGCTCCCGCCAGGGCCAGATGACGGGTGTGCCGACGGGCTTCACCGACCTGGATTCCCTGACCAACGGCCTGCACCCGGGCCAGATGATCGTGATCGCGGCCCGTCCCGCCATGGGTAAGTCGACCCTCGCGCTGGACTTCGCGCGGGCCTGCTCGATCAAGAGCAATCTGCCGAGCGTGATCTTCTCGCTGGAAATGGGGCGCAACGAGATCGCGATGCGTCTGCTGTCCGCCGAGGCGCGGGTCGCGCTGCATCACATGCGCTCCGGCAGCATGACGGACGAGGACTGGACGCGGCTGGCGCGCCGGATGCCGGATGTCTCGGCCGCGCCGTTGTACATCGACGATTCGCCGAACCTGTCGATGATGGAGATCCGCGCGAAGTGCCGCCGCCTCAAGCAGCGCAATGAGCTCAAGCTGGTCGTCATCGACTATCTCCAGCTGATGCAGTCCGGTGGCTCGAAGCGCGCCGAGAGCCGTCAGCAGGAGGTCTCGGACATGTCCCGAAATCTCAAGCTGCTGGCGAAGGAGCTGGAGCTCCCGGTCATCGCGCTCTCCCAGCTGAACCGTGGCCCCGAGCAGCGCACGGACAAGAAGCCGATGGTCTCCGACCTCCGTGAGTCCGGGTCGATCGAGCAGGACGCGGACATGGTCATCCTGCTGCACCGCGAGGACGCCTACGAGAAGGAGTCCCCACGCGCCGGCGAGGCCGATCTGATCGTGGCCAAGCACCGTAACGGCCCCACGGCCACGATCACGGTGGCGTTCCAGGGCCACTACTCGCGGTTTGTGGATATGGCGCAGACGTGA
- a CDS encoding SDR family NAD(P)-dependent oxidoreductase, producing MTGPRLAGKVALITGATGGIGAATAKLFAHEGARLVVTDLHHDRLTALTKEIAEETGAEIVSSCLDVSSARQWDEVITTVRDRFGTLDILVNIAGILDWPGIEDTREDRWNRVIDVNQKGTWLGMKAAMPLLRATGNASVINTSSVLGLVGSGAAAAYQASKGAVRLLTKTAAVEYARQGVRINSLHPGVIATPMIQDLLNEQGDRQPDIARTPMRRAGHADEIAAAVLFLAGDESSFITGTELVVDGGLTAY from the coding sequence ATGACGGGCCCACGACTTGCCGGCAAGGTCGCACTGATCACCGGTGCGACCGGAGGAATCGGCGCAGCGACCGCCAAGCTGTTCGCCCACGAAGGCGCACGACTGGTCGTCACCGATCTCCACCACGACCGCCTCACGGCACTCACCAAGGAGATCGCGGAAGAAACCGGCGCGGAGATCGTCTCCTCTTGCTTGGACGTATCCTCCGCCCGGCAATGGGACGAGGTGATCACCACCGTCCGCGACCGGTTCGGCACTTTGGACATCCTCGTGAACATCGCCGGCATCCTGGACTGGCCGGGCATCGAGGACACCCGGGAAGACAGGTGGAACCGCGTCATCGACGTGAACCAGAAGGGCACCTGGCTGGGGATGAAGGCCGCCATGCCCCTGCTGCGCGCCACCGGCAACGCCTCGGTGATCAACACCTCGTCCGTTCTGGGACTCGTGGGAAGCGGAGCGGCCGCCGCCTATCAGGCCTCCAAGGGCGCGGTGCGCCTCCTCACCAAGACAGCGGCCGTCGAGTACGCCCGTCAAGGAGTACGTATCAACTCCCTCCACCCCGGGGTCATCGCCACTCCGATGATCCAGGACCTCCTGAACGAGCAGGGCGACCGACAGCCGGACATCGCCCGTACCCCCATGCGCCGCGCAGGCCACGCCGACGAGATCGCCGCGGCCGTGCTCTTCCTCGCCGGCGACGAGTCGTCCTTCATCACCGGTACGGAACTCGTGGTCGACGGCGGGCTCACTGCCTATTGA
- a CDS encoding helix-turn-helix transcriptional regulator, translating to MSDNTLGDFLRARRSGLRPEDVGMASYGVRRVAGLRREEVAVLAGVNVDYYTRLEQGRERHPSPQVLDALSRALHLDSDARAHLHRLAGIAPNDRPARQRNVVSPALRQLMDGYPHTPAFVVNGALDILAANALADALYSPFDPADNLARMTFLDPAAGDFYTRWDWTAQATVANLRQAAGFAPDDLRLNALVATLTGQSTAFAALWQAHSVRGKTQDAKLFNHPDVGPLTLTYQAFDVRDAPGQQLVIYHAEPGSPSAEALSLLGALNATRRQTARDPRS from the coding sequence ATGTCCGACAACACCCTGGGAGACTTCCTGCGCGCCCGGCGCTCCGGCCTGCGGCCCGAAGACGTCGGGATGGCGAGCTACGGCGTGCGCAGAGTCGCCGGGCTGCGCCGTGAGGAGGTCGCGGTGCTGGCCGGAGTGAACGTCGACTACTACACCCGGCTCGAACAAGGCCGCGAGCGCCACCCCTCGCCGCAGGTCCTGGACGCCCTCAGCCGCGCCCTCCACCTCGATAGCGACGCCCGCGCCCATCTCCACCGGCTGGCCGGTATCGCCCCGAACGACCGGCCGGCGCGGCAGCGGAACGTGGTCAGCCCCGCGCTGCGCCAGCTCATGGACGGCTACCCGCACACCCCGGCCTTCGTCGTCAACGGCGCCTTGGACATCCTGGCCGCCAACGCCCTGGCCGACGCGCTGTACTCACCCTTCGACCCCGCGGACAACCTCGCCCGTATGACCTTCCTCGATCCGGCCGCCGGGGACTTCTACACCCGCTGGGACTGGACCGCGCAGGCCACCGTGGCCAACCTTCGCCAGGCGGCCGGGTTCGCTCCCGACGACCTCCGGCTGAACGCGCTCGTCGCCACCCTGACCGGGCAGAGCACCGCCTTCGCGGCTTTGTGGCAGGCCCATTCCGTGCGCGGCAAGACCCAGGACGCCAAGCTGTTCAACCACCCCGATGTCGGGCCGCTCACCCTCACCTACCAAGCCTTCGACGTCCGCGACGCACCCGGCCAGCAACTCGTCATCTACCACGCCGAACCCGGCAGCCCCAGCGCCGAAGCGCTGTCCCTGCTCGGTGCCCTCAATGCCACCCGGCGGCAGACGGCACGAGACCCGCGCAGCTAG
- a CDS encoding NADP-dependent oxidoreductase, producing MSETGTPQMRAISQEIAGGPEVLKVITTARPVPGPTEILVRVHAAGVNPADWKTRNDGRFLNGSEPPFILGFDVSGVVEAVGPGVTLFEPGDKVFGMPHFPHPAGAYAEYVTAPARQFAHLPENLDHVRGAALPLAALTAWQALVDTASVQPGARVLIHAAAGGVGHLAVQIAKSRGAYVIGTARRAKHDFLRGLGADELIDYTEADFATAVRDVDVVLDTIGGDYGARSLRTLRPGGSLVSILPLAETFPADQAREAGVRAVFVLVEPDRSGLQAVAGLVDSGELTVNIDTVVPLEEAAKAHTLGETGRTTGKIVLTVAP from the coding sequence ATGTCCGAGACCGGGACCCCGCAGATGCGTGCCATCAGCCAGGAAATCGCCGGAGGCCCGGAGGTCCTCAAGGTGATCACGACCGCCCGGCCGGTGCCCGGCCCCACGGAGATCCTGGTCCGGGTGCACGCCGCGGGCGTCAACCCGGCCGACTGGAAGACGCGGAACGACGGCCGGTTCCTCAACGGCAGTGAGCCGCCGTTCATCCTGGGCTTCGATGTCTCCGGTGTGGTCGAGGCGGTCGGCCCCGGAGTGACCCTCTTCGAGCCGGGCGACAAGGTCTTCGGCATGCCGCACTTCCCGCACCCCGCCGGGGCCTACGCCGAGTACGTGACCGCTCCGGCGCGCCAGTTCGCCCACCTCCCCGAGAACCTGGACCACGTCCGGGGCGCCGCCCTCCCGCTGGCGGCACTGACCGCCTGGCAGGCCCTGGTCGACACCGCGAGCGTGCAGCCCGGCGCGCGGGTGCTGATCCATGCCGCGGCGGGCGGCGTGGGTCATCTCGCGGTGCAGATCGCCAAGTCCCGCGGTGCGTATGTGATCGGCACCGCCCGGCGGGCCAAGCACGACTTCCTGCGCGGTCTGGGTGCCGATGAGCTCATCGACTACACGGAAGCGGACTTCGCGACCGCGGTACGCGACGTCGACGTCGTGCTCGACACCATCGGCGGCGACTACGGCGCCCGCTCACTGCGCACCCTGCGTCCCGGCGGTTCGCTGGTCTCGATCCTGCCGCTGGCCGAGACCTTCCCCGCCGACCAGGCGCGCGAAGCAGGGGTACGCGCGGTGTTCGTCCTCGTCGAGCCCGACCGGTCCGGTCTGCAAGCCGTCGCCGGCCTGGTGGACTCCGGAGAACTGACGGTCAACATCGACACGGTCGTCCCGCTCGAGGAGGCCGCGAAGGCCCACACGCTGGGCGAGACGGGCCGCACCACCGGCAAGATCGTCCTCACGGTCGCGCCCTGA
- a CDS encoding GlxA family transcriptional regulator has translation MHRVGVLALDGVVPFELGIPARIFGAARDAAGEPLYSVVTCSPDGRPVRTDADYDIAVAADASVLAQVDTVVIPPAHSSDTLRVDGRLADSVRAALEHIRPGTRMVAICTGAFVLAAAGLLDHRPATTHWCEATQLQRLFTTVRVDPNVLFVDDGDVLTSAGAAAGVDLCVHIVRRDHGSAVANEVARLCVVPPWRDGGQAQFIRQPVPEPSTGGTAATRAWALERLGEPLTLTDLAGHARVSVRTLTRRFRDEVGMSPGQWLAGQRIERARHLLETTDWSIDLVAHHAGFGTGTSLRQHLHSAVGVAPLAYRRTFRSATALTA, from the coding sequence ATGCATCGCGTCGGAGTGCTCGCCCTGGATGGTGTCGTCCCCTTCGAGCTGGGGATTCCCGCGCGGATCTTCGGCGCCGCACGGGATGCCGCCGGCGAGCCGCTCTACTCCGTCGTCACCTGTAGCCCGGACGGGCGCCCGGTGCGCACCGATGCCGACTACGACATCGCGGTCGCCGCGGACGCCTCCGTGCTCGCGCAGGTCGACACCGTCGTCATCCCGCCGGCCCACTCGTCGGACACCCTCCGGGTGGACGGCCGGCTGGCGGACTCCGTGCGGGCGGCGCTGGAGCACATCCGGCCCGGCACCCGGATGGTGGCCATCTGCACCGGCGCCTTCGTCCTGGCAGCGGCCGGGCTGCTCGATCACCGCCCGGCCACCACGCACTGGTGCGAGGCCACCCAGCTGCAACGCCTCTTCACGACCGTCCGTGTCGACCCCAATGTGCTGTTCGTCGATGACGGCGATGTCCTCACCTCGGCCGGTGCGGCCGCGGGGGTGGATCTGTGTGTGCATATCGTGCGCCGGGATCACGGCAGCGCCGTCGCCAATGAGGTGGCCCGGCTGTGTGTGGTGCCGCCGTGGCGGGACGGCGGGCAGGCCCAGTTCATCCGGCAGCCCGTCCCGGAGCCCTCGACGGGCGGCACCGCCGCCACCCGCGCCTGGGCCCTGGAGCGTCTCGGCGAGCCGCTCACCCTGACCGATCTCGCCGGGCACGCCCGGGTCAGCGTGCGCACCCTCACCCGGCGTTTCCGCGACGAGGTCGGTATGAGCCCTGGTCAGTGGCTCGCCGGCCAGCGCATCGAGCGCGCCAGGCATCTGCTGGAGACCACGGACTGGTCGATCGACCTCGTCGCCCATCACGCGGGCTTCGGCACCGGGACGTCTCTGCGCCAGCATCTGCACAGTGCGGTGGGCGTGGCACCGCTGGCCTACCGGCGGACATTCCGGAGCGCCACGGCGCTGACCGCCTGA
- a CDS encoding MerR family transcriptional regulator yields the protein MDDPEQLLTIGVFARRVGLAPSALRFYDDCGLLRPARVDAVTGYRRYGAGQAARAVKLRQLRAAGLPLVDAAVVLDGPEDAAHGVLRAHLERTRRTADEARVVVEGLLRETSGAPEDHGSWAWARVGGAELASAVRQVTPAAATGAAREAFPVLGCVLLELVDGEVRWVATDRYRLAVRVLRPDGFESGPRRVLIGADAARGLAEWAVRHVAVDIECAGDAAGVRLRSGADCREVSEGAGRSGSGDADRFPDYRLMLTGLETGRHRVIVDRVGLRDAMTGRTGPVSWAVVGAGQGDVADAGGSAVPVTTADRAAGPVLEVTGGGREPVRIRVVHTGPGLRIAFDPAVLVPVLEAGVGPDALLEIAAPDRPVLVRSADQGSFTTLVMPVRDDTGAADDAAERTDG from the coding sequence ATGGACGACCCCGAACAGCTGTTGACCATCGGCGTCTTCGCGCGCCGGGTGGGCCTCGCGCCGAGTGCCCTGCGGTTCTACGACGACTGCGGGCTGTTGCGGCCGGCGCGGGTGGATGCCGTGACGGGGTACCGGCGCTACGGGGCGGGGCAGGCGGCGCGGGCGGTGAAGCTGCGGCAACTGCGTGCGGCGGGGCTGCCGCTGGTGGATGCCGCGGTGGTGCTGGACGGACCCGAGGACGCGGCACATGGCGTACTGCGGGCCCACTTGGAGCGCACGCGGCGGACGGCCGACGAGGCGCGGGTCGTGGTGGAGGGGCTCCTGCGGGAGACGTCCGGCGCCCCGGAGGACCACGGGAGCTGGGCGTGGGCCCGGGTGGGCGGCGCCGAACTCGCCAGCGCGGTACGGCAGGTGACGCCCGCCGCCGCGACCGGGGCGGCCCGGGAGGCGTTTCCGGTCCTGGGCTGTGTGCTGCTGGAACTCGTCGACGGCGAGGTGCGCTGGGTGGCGACGGACCGCTATCGGCTGGCGGTGCGGGTGCTGCGGCCGGACGGGTTCGAGAGCGGTCCGCGGCGGGTGCTGATCGGCGCGGACGCGGCGCGAGGCCTGGCGGAGTGGGCCGTACGGCACGTGGCGGTCGATATCGAGTGCGCCGGAGACGCGGCGGGGGTCCGGCTGCGGAGCGGGGCGGACTGCCGGGAGGTGTCGGAGGGCGCCGGGCGGAGCGGGAGCGGGGACGCCGACAGGTTTCCGGACTACCGACTGATGCTGACGGGCCTGGAGACGGGGCGGCATCGGGTGATCGTCGACCGGGTGGGGCTGCGGGACGCGATGACCGGCCGCACGGGACCGGTGTCGTGGGCGGTCGTCGGCGCGGGGCAGGGGGACGTGGCGGACGCGGGCGGCTCGGCGGTTCCGGTCACGACGGCGGATCGCGCGGCCGGGCCGGTGCTGGAGGTGACGGGCGGGGGCCGGGAGCCCGTCCGGATACGGGTGGTGCACACCGGGCCGGGGCTGCGGATCGCCTTCGATCCGGCCGTACTCGTGCCGGTGCTGGAGGCCGGGGTCGGGCCGGACGCGCTGCTGGAGATCGCCGCGCCGGACCGGCCCGTCCTGGTCCGGTCCGCCGACCAGGGAAGTTTCACCACGTTGGTGATGCCGGTGCGCGATGACACCGGAGCGGCGGACGACGCTGCCGAGCGCACCGACGGCTGA
- a CDS encoding serine hydrolase domain-containing protein, which produces MTIAESTEISPSEAVGQEPGAPGAPDECTELLPQTRRALLHRLAVGQAEGRAPSMAGAVVRGGRAVWSGARGSVEGEVPHGDVQYRIGSLTKTFVAVLVLRLRDEGLLRLSDPVGAHLADTPVPDATIAQLLSHSAGLAAEPRGPWWERTAGELRPEPADLFDERPQRHPAGRRHHYSNVGYALLGALVERLRGGLPWGEVLRREVLEPLGMSRTTLRPERPYASGWAVHPWADALLPEPAADTGLMGPAGQLWSTLQDLCRWAAFLLRGDGRVLGAASVAELRTPAVPPESGAWDAGYGLGVQLLRREGRLLVGHHGSMPGFLAALWADVEEDVAAVVLTNCTSGPAAGAVATDLTGIVIAHEPRIPEPWRPLPGPLDPELLALTGPWYWGANPHALRLRAERGLELTPLSGAGRASRFRAEKDGTWTGLDGYYAGETLRVGRDRDGAVSHLDLGTFVFTREPYEPSAPVPGGVDPDGWRV; this is translated from the coding sequence ATGACCATCGCAGAGTCCACGGAGATTTCCCCTTCCGAGGCCGTCGGCCAGGAGCCGGGCGCGCCCGGTGCACCCGACGAGTGCACGGAGCTGCTGCCGCAGACCCGGCGGGCCTTGCTGCACCGGCTGGCGGTCGGGCAGGCCGAGGGGCGGGCACCGTCGATGGCGGGCGCGGTCGTCCGTGGCGGACGAGCGGTGTGGAGCGGGGCCCGGGGCTCGGTGGAAGGGGAGGTACCGCACGGCGATGTGCAGTACCGGATCGGTTCGCTCACCAAGACCTTCGTCGCCGTGCTGGTGCTGAGGCTGCGGGACGAGGGGCTGCTGCGGCTGTCGGACCCGGTCGGCGCGCATCTGGCGGACACTCCCGTGCCGGACGCGACGATCGCGCAACTGCTCTCCCACAGCGCGGGGTTGGCGGCCGAGCCGCGGGGGCCGTGGTGGGAGCGGACCGCGGGCGAGCTGCGGCCCGAGCCGGCCGACCTCTTCGACGAGCGCCCGCAGCGGCATCCGGCCGGCCGGCGGCACCATTACTCCAACGTCGGCTATGCACTGCTCGGCGCGCTGGTCGAACGGCTGCGGGGCGGTCTGCCGTGGGGCGAGGTGCTGCGGCGCGAGGTGCTGGAACCGCTGGGCATGAGCCGTACGACGCTGCGCCCGGAGCGGCCGTACGCGAGTGGTTGGGCGGTGCACCCGTGGGCCGACGCGCTGCTGCCGGAACCGGCCGCGGACACCGGCTTGATGGGCCCGGCGGGGCAGCTGTGGTCGACGCTCCAGGACCTCTGCCGCTGGGCGGCATTCCTGCTGCGGGGCGACGGGCGGGTGCTCGGCGCGGCGAGTGTGGCGGAGCTGCGGACACCGGCCGTGCCGCCGGAGAGCGGTGCGTGGGATGCGGGGTACGGGCTGGGCGTACAGCTCCTGCGGCGGGAGGGGCGGCTGCTGGTCGGGCACCACGGCTCGATGCCCGGGTTCCTGGCGGCGCTGTGGGCCGATGTCGAGGAGGACGTGGCCGCGGTCGTCCTCACCAACTGCACCTCGGGCCCGGCGGCCGGGGCCGTCGCCACCGATCTCACCGGGATCGTCATCGCGCACGAGCCCCGGATCCCCGAGCCCTGGCGTCCGCTGCCCGGCCCGCTGGATCCGGAGCTGCTGGCGCTGACCGGGCCCTGGTACTGGGGAGCGAACCCCCATGCCCTGCGGCTGCGGGCCGAACGCGGGCTGGAGCTCACCCCGCTGTCCGGGGCGGGGCGCGCCTCGCGGTTCCGGGCCGAGAAGGACGGCACCTGGACCGGGCTGGACGGCTATTACGCGGGCGAGACGCTGCGGGTGGGGCGGGACCGGGACGGTGCGGTGAGTCATCTGGACCTCGGCACCTTCGTGTTCACCCGGGAGCCGTACGAGCCGTCGGCGCCGGTGCCCGGCGGCGTGGATCCGGACGGTTGGCGGGTCTGA